In the Maribacter sp. MJ134 genome, one interval contains:
- a CDS encoding ankyrin repeat domain-containing protein: MKKAILTFSLTAMFLGTGLLANETQSNVQFAPTTNVKGVEINSFCKAVMQGDIDMVKRMLELGEDINQKSLGMTPVMFAARYNKAEVLQLLIDKGANLKIKSNQGFSVKKYAELSNAVDALAVLETALGS; the protein is encoded by the coding sequence ATGAAAAAAGCAATCCTAACCTTCTCCTTAACAGCGATGTTCTTGGGGACCGGCCTATTGGCCAACGAAACGCAGTCCAATGTTCAATTTGCTCCAACGACCAATGTCAAAGGAGTTGAAATCAATTCTTTCTGTAAAGCGGTCATGCAAGGAGATATTGACATGGTAAAACGCATGTTAGAACTTGGAGAAGACATCAACCAAAAATCACTGGGAATGACGCCCGTAATGTTTGCTGCTCGTTACAATAAGGCAGAAGTATTACAATTACTTATAGACAAGGGTGCCAATCTGAAAATTAAGAGTAATCAGGGCTTTTCCGTCAAAAAGTATGCGGAATTATCAAATGCCGTTGATGCTCTCGCGGTACTGGAAACCGCTTTAGGTTCCTGA
- the gpmI gene encoding 2,3-bisphosphoglycerate-independent phosphoglycerate mutase, with product MNKKVILMILDGWGTSPDPKVSAIDNANTPFIDALYTTYPNAALRTDGLNVGLPEGQMGNSEVGHMNLGAGRIVYQELTRINLAVQNNTLKDEQVLVNAFEYAIQNNKKVHFLGLLSDGGVHSHINHLKGLLTAANDRGLKDVYVHAFTDGRDVDPKAGISYVKNLQEHMSKTTGKIATVTGRYYAMDRDNRWERVKLAYDVITSGIGEATTNIIESLEANYANDVTDEFIKPLVADKNGTISEDDVVIFFNFRTDRGRELTNMLSQNDFPEYGTKKLRLYYVTMTNYDDSFSGIHIIFNKDNITETLGEVLAKAGKKQIRIAETEKYPHVTFFFSGGQEEPFEGESRILRNSPKVATYDLKPEMSAYELTEALVTDLEKQEADFVCLNFANGDMVGHTGMMDAAIKACEAVDSCAKKVIETGLANGYSTILIADHGNCETMINPDGSPHTAHTTNPVPVILIDKDLKEIKDGVLGDIAPTILKMIGVPQPETMTCKSLI from the coding sequence ATGAATAAAAAAGTAATTTTAATGATTTTAGATGGTTGGGGAACCTCTCCAGACCCTAAAGTTTCGGCCATCGACAACGCCAATACCCCTTTTATAGATGCACTGTACACAACGTATCCAAATGCGGCATTGCGTACAGATGGTTTAAATGTTGGACTCCCAGAGGGGCAAATGGGCAATAGTGAAGTGGGCCATATGAACCTTGGCGCCGGTAGAATCGTTTATCAAGAGTTAACACGCATCAACCTTGCGGTTCAGAACAATACCTTAAAAGACGAGCAGGTATTGGTCAATGCTTTTGAATATGCTATACAGAATAATAAGAAGGTCCATTTTCTAGGTTTATTAAGTGATGGTGGAGTGCATTCACATATAAACCATCTTAAGGGTTTGTTAACCGCTGCCAATGATAGAGGACTTAAAGATGTCTATGTTCATGCCTTTACGGACGGTAGAGACGTCGACCCCAAAGCCGGCATCTCCTATGTTAAGAATCTACAGGAACACATGAGCAAAACTACGGGTAAAATTGCTACCGTAACGGGACGTTATTATGCCATGGACAGAGACAACCGTTGGGAGCGAGTTAAGCTGGCTTACGACGTTATAACAAGTGGCATAGGTGAAGCTACAACTAATATTATCGAAAGTTTAGAAGCCAACTACGCTAATGATGTCACTGATGAATTCATTAAACCACTGGTAGCCGATAAAAATGGTACTATTTCAGAGGATGATGTGGTCATCTTTTTCAATTTCAGGACTGATAGAGGTAGAGAACTGACCAATATGTTGTCTCAAAATGATTTTCCAGAGTACGGCACCAAAAAACTAAGGCTATACTATGTTACCATGACCAATTATGATGACAGCTTTAGTGGTATTCATATTATTTTCAATAAGGATAACATCACCGAAACGCTTGGCGAAGTATTGGCCAAGGCCGGTAAAAAACAAATAAGAATAGCCGAGACGGAGAAATATCCCCATGTTACTTTCTTTTTCTCCGGCGGACAAGAAGAACCTTTTGAAGGCGAAAGTAGAATTCTTCGCAATTCCCCTAAAGTGGCCACCTATGACCTAAAACCGGAAATGAGTGCTTATGAATTGACCGAAGCCCTTGTAACAGATTTAGAAAAGCAAGAAGCAGATTTTGTCTGTCTGAACTTTGCCAATGGGGATATGGTGGGCCATACGGGAATGATGGATGCTGCCATAAAAGCTTGTGAAGCGGTAGACAGCTGTGCTAAAAAGGTTATAGAAACCGGTTTGGCCAATGGATACTCCACTATACTTATAGCGGATCACGGAAATTGCGAAACAATGATAAATCCTGATGGTTCTCCGCATACTGCACACACAACCAATCCAGTACCAGTGATCTTAATTGATAAAGATTTAAAGGAAATTAAGGATGGTGTTCTGGGAGACATCGCCCCTACCATTTTAAAAATGATAGGAGTGCCACAACCAGAAACTATGACCTGTAAATCGCTTATCTAA
- a CDS encoding M48 family metalloprotease, with the protein MRRGSWKIRIFIGLAIVAFAFIQKCNNKEENPYTGRTQTINMSAEQEIAIGLQSAPEMAQQHGGLYPDERLQSFVDNVGAKLVNNSIARETPYQYDFHLLADDQTINAFALPGGQCFITYALFSQLTEAQLAGVLGHEIGHVIGRHSAERIAESSFWQTVTMGATVGADMGGLVGNIGQNTLLTNGRGDELESDELGVLFMIQSGYDPYEMIKVMEILKAAGGPNRVPEFQSTHPDPENRIQKIREAIEKYQGER; encoded by the coding sequence ATGAGAAGAGGAAGTTGGAAAATCCGAATATTCATAGGATTGGCAATTGTCGCTTTTGCATTTATTCAAAAATGTAACAACAAAGAAGAAAACCCCTATACAGGTAGGACCCAGACCATAAATATGTCCGCGGAACAAGAGATTGCCATTGGACTACAAAGTGCTCCGGAAATGGCACAGCAACATGGGGGGCTTTATCCTGATGAACGATTACAGTCTTTTGTAGATAATGTTGGAGCAAAATTAGTGAACAACAGTATTGCGCGAGAAACTCCCTATCAATACGATTTTCATCTTTTAGCGGATGACCAGACCATTAACGCGTTCGCCCTACCCGGTGGACAGTGTTTTATTACCTACGCACTGTTCTCCCAACTGACCGAAGCGCAATTAGCCGGGGTTCTAGGACATGAAATAGGACACGTTATCGGGCGGCATTCCGCCGAAAGGATTGCAGAAAGTAGTTTTTGGCAGACCGTGACCATGGGAGCAACAGTTGGCGCGGACATGGGCGGCCTGGTCGGTAATATAGGTCAAAATACCTTGTTGACCAATGGTAGAGGCGATGAGCTAGAAAGTGATGAGCTTGGCGTACTTTTTATGATACAATCCGGTTATGACCCTTATGAGATGATTAAGGTTATGGAAATTTTAAAAGCCGCTGGTGGTCCAAATAGGGTTCCAGAATTCCAAAGTACGCACCCTGACCCTGAAAATAGAATACAAAAGATAAGAGAAGCTATTGAGAAATATCAAGGAGAGCGTTAA
- a CDS encoding DUF6747 family protein, with protein MGTLSHFKSLYLGAFENCKPEFLVVLLKVYSVFCALMLFMAVYAFMHRAFNGFEF; from the coding sequence ATGGGAACACTATCACACTTTAAAAGCCTTTATTTGGGCGCATTTGAAAATTGCAAGCCTGAATTTTTGGTCGTGCTTTTAAAAGTATACTCCGTTTTTTGTGCCTTAATGTTGTTTATGGCCGTTTATGCTTTTATGCATAGAGCATTCAACGGATTTGAATTTTAA
- the map gene encoding type I methionyl aminopeptidase: MIKIKTAEEIELMRQSALLVSKTLGMLATEVKPGVSTLQLDTLAETFIRDHGGVPGFLGLYDFPNSLCMSPNAQVVHGIPNETPLVEGDIISIDCGVLMNDFYGDHAYTFEVGEVTQETKKLLDITKQSLYVGIREFKIGNRVGDVGYAIQKFTEDHGYGVVRELVGHGLGRKMHEDPEMPNYGRRGRGKKFVEGMTVAIEPMTNMGTKNIKQLKDGWTILTADGKPSAHFEHNVAIVNGKPELLSTFKYIYEALGIESNEEDEFRQTAIKS; the protein is encoded by the coding sequence ATGATTAAGATAAAAACTGCCGAGGAAATAGAATTGATGCGCCAAAGTGCACTACTTGTATCAAAGACGTTGGGAATGCTCGCAACTGAAGTGAAACCGGGTGTAAGCACCCTACAATTAGACACCCTGGCCGAAACGTTTATTCGAGATCATGGTGGCGTCCCAGGCTTTCTTGGCCTATATGATTTTCCGAATTCTTTGTGCATGAGTCCAAATGCACAAGTGGTTCACGGTATTCCAAACGAGACACCTCTGGTTGAAGGAGATATCATCTCTATAGATTGTGGTGTTTTAATGAACGATTTTTATGGAGATCATGCGTATACGTTTGAAGTTGGGGAGGTAACGCAAGAAACCAAAAAACTATTGGACATTACCAAACAGTCACTTTACGTGGGTATACGGGAATTTAAAATAGGTAACCGAGTTGGCGATGTAGGTTATGCCATTCAAAAATTTACGGAGGACCATGGTTACGGTGTAGTGCGGGAATTGGTCGGACATGGTTTAGGAAGAAAAATGCACGAAGACCCCGAAATGCCGAATTACGGAAGACGCGGACGTGGTAAAAAATTTGTAGAAGGAATGACCGTAGCCATTGAACCAATGACGAATATGGGTACTAAGAACATAAAACAGCTTAAAGATGGCTGGACCATCCTTACGGCTGACGGAAAGCCAAGTGCGCATTTTGAACACAATGTAGCCATCGTAAACGGTAAACCAGAATTACTCTCCACCTTTAAATATATTTACGAAGCCTTAGGGATTGAGAGTAATGAAGAAGATGAATTTAGACAGACCGCTATCAAGTCATAG
- a CDS encoding M15 family metallopeptidase — protein MQRRSFIKKSGTAGIALSIIPNLALSQDFTYSILELMGKVDIDLFGEGINLREEAHDAFVKMKKAAYLDGIDLKIVSSYRNFYRQEAIFERKYLNYTEEKGMQPLAAIDKIIEYSTIPGTSRHHWGTDIDIIDGYRKTKGDVLIPEKFESGGPFEDFKTWMDENANEYGYYLVYTDSPKRRGFKYEPWHYSYAPLSKPMLEAFRGKNIVQLLQKEEFLGAEHFTIGFLKNYIQNNILDINRALL, from the coding sequence ATGCAAAGGAGGTCATTCATTAAAAAAAGTGGAACTGCAGGCATTGCCCTTTCAATTATTCCAAATTTAGCGCTATCACAGGATTTTACCTATTCCATACTTGAGCTTATGGGTAAAGTAGATATTGATTTGTTCGGTGAAGGCATCAATCTTAGAGAAGAAGCACATGATGCTTTCGTAAAGATGAAAAAAGCTGCTTATCTTGATGGAATAGATTTAAAAATAGTCTCTAGTTATCGTAACTTTTACAGGCAAGAAGCCATTTTTGAACGCAAATATCTCAATTATACCGAGGAGAAAGGTATGCAACCATTGGCTGCTATTGATAAGATTATAGAGTATTCCACTATCCCCGGTACCAGTCGTCATCATTGGGGAACCGATATTGATATCATAGATGGGTATAGAAAGACCAAAGGTGATGTTCTCATTCCCGAAAAGTTTGAATCTGGAGGACCTTTCGAGGATTTTAAAACTTGGATGGATGAGAATGCAAACGAGTATGGCTATTATCTTGTCTATACCGACAGTCCAAAACGAAGGGGGTTTAAGTATGAGCCCTGGCATTATAGCTATGCACCCTTGTCCAAACCCATGCTAGAGGCTTTTCGAGGTAAGAATATCGTACAATTGCTACAAAAAGAAGAATTTCTTGGGGCTGAACACTTTACCATCGGCTTTTTGAAGAATTATATACAAAACAATATTTTAGACATCAATAGAGCCCTTCTATAA
- a CDS encoding class I SAM-dependent methyltransferase, which translates to MKKIFKYFLNAIPRPLLIKLSYFVRPLFALYYKGNTYEDPIDGKKFRSFLPYGYENPRENVLSPSTLSLERHRLLWLYLKNETNFFSDHLKVLHFAPEQSFYDRFKKLSNIDYTTTDLNSPLADVKADICDLPFENDSFDVILCNHVLEHIPDDTKAMQELFRTLKPGGWGVLQIPQDLKRAKTFEDDSITDKKERAKIFGQYDHVRIYGLDYFDKLRAVGFKVEEVNYSENLTEKEIDTYRLASAEIIPVVRKHQ; encoded by the coding sequence ATGAAAAAAATCTTCAAATATTTTTTAAATGCAATACCCAGACCACTCCTTATAAAATTAAGTTACTTCGTTAGACCCTTATTTGCACTTTATTATAAGGGAAACACCTATGAGGACCCCATAGACGGGAAAAAATTTAGAAGCTTTCTGCCCTATGGCTATGAGAATCCAAGAGAAAATGTACTCTCCCCTTCTACCCTATCTCTGGAAAGACACCGACTTTTATGGTTGTATTTAAAGAATGAAACCAATTTTTTTAGTGATCATTTAAAGGTACTTCATTTTGCACCCGAACAGTCTTTTTATGATAGATTTAAAAAGCTTAGCAATATTGATTACACCACCACAGATTTAAACTCTCCTTTGGCCGATGTAAAGGCCGACATCTGTGATTTGCCCTTTGAGAACGATTCTTTTGATGTAATTCTCTGCAATCATGTGTTAGAACATATTCCTGATGACACAAAAGCCATGCAGGAATTATTTCGAACACTAAAGCCAGGTGGATGGGGTGTTCTGCAAATACCGCAAGATTTAAAAAGAGCGAAAACTTTTGAAGATGATTCCATCACCGATAAAAAGGAGCGCGCAAAAATTTTTGGGCAATACGATCACGTACGTATTTACGGCTTAGATTACTTTGATAAATTGAGGGCCGTAGGATTTAAAGTCGAGGAAGTTAATTACTCGGAAAACCTTACAGAAAAAGAAATTGATACATACCGTCTTGCTAGCGCAGAAATAATACCTGTAGTTAGAAAACACCAATAA
- a CDS encoding gliding motility-associated C-terminal domain-containing protein — translation MKISFKIFSLLLTIVMYGQDAVHNYGTIQIHDTGLVGFHMDVINDGAFNQNRGLVGFYNTDKSITLSGTSNPVFYDTEIAVDNGFYLENTMGVLNNLNFLAGTIFTPRAASETNISFLSDSFYIGETNSTKVDGYASIQGKESFTFPVGIEDRLRPLTLDSNTINDYAKSAYFYEDPNTPIYFASSFDTSAIEDEFLSVSNYEFWHLDGEVPSKVTLSWDNQSFVSLLAEFIEDLKVVGWSIAEKRWVNLGNTNVEGDLENGTVTSEEFIPNQYEVLTIGGNNDLLETLENIELDNYYMTPNGDGTNDFLVIEGIESSPNNTLQIFNRYGILVYTKRGYDNSFDGISNVSNVFSRNKGLASGIYFYIITLNDIKKKHQGYLYLTTYQEN, via the coding sequence ATGAAAATTAGCTTTAAAATTTTCTCACTTTTACTTACCATCGTGATGTATGGACAAGATGCCGTTCACAACTACGGTACTATCCAAATACATGACACAGGTTTGGTAGGTTTCCATATGGATGTTATCAACGACGGTGCCTTTAACCAAAACCGAGGTCTGGTCGGTTTTTACAATACGGATAAGAGCATTACACTCTCCGGAACGTCTAATCCAGTGTTTTACGACACAGAAATTGCAGTGGACAATGGCTTTTACTTGGAAAATACTATGGGTGTTCTTAATAACCTAAATTTTTTAGCAGGTACCATTTTTACACCAAGGGCTGCATCCGAAACGAACATAAGTTTTTTATCTGACTCCTTTTATATTGGCGAAACTAATAGCACAAAAGTAGACGGATACGCGTCCATTCAAGGGAAGGAATCGTTTACCTTTCCGGTAGGAATCGAAGATAGACTCAGACCGTTGACCCTTGACTCAAATACAATTAACGACTACGCCAAGAGTGCCTATTTTTACGAAGACCCCAATACTCCCATTTATTTCGCAAGCTCTTTTGATACTAGCGCCATTGAAGATGAATTTCTTTCGGTCAGCAATTACGAATTTTGGCATTTAGACGGTGAGGTTCCATCCAAAGTCACCTTATCGTGGGATAATCAAAGTTTTGTTAGTCTACTTGCTGAATTCATCGAAGACCTTAAAGTAGTAGGATGGAGCATTGCCGAAAAAAGATGGGTAAATTTAGGAAATACAAATGTGGAAGGTGATTTGGAAAACGGAACGGTTACTTCGGAAGAATTTATACCTAACCAATACGAAGTGTTAACGATCGGTGGAAATAACGACTTATTAGAGACTTTAGAAAACATTGAACTGGATAATTATTATATGACCCCTAACGGTGACGGAACCAACGATTTTCTAGTGATCGAAGGTATAGAAAGCTCACCGAACAATACCTTACAAATTTTTAATAGATACGGTATACTGGTGTATACCAAACGGGGTTATGATAATTCCTTTGACGGTATCTCTAACGTTTCTAATGTTTTCTCCAGAAACAAAGGACTAGCTTCGGGAATCTACTTTTATATTATAACCTTGAACGATATCAAGAAAAAGCATCAAGGATATTTATATTTGACAACGTACCAAGAAAACTAA